GTTTCATGAAATAATATCCGATTTCATAAATCCGCTTTCAAAAACCGGATATCCATCCCGAACTCAAGTCAAATTCGCTACTTTTACCAAAAATCTGCACCATGACACAGGGCTTAGAGGAAAGACACCTCCTTTTTTTTAAAAATCTGCTCACAGACCGCGTTCACACCGGCCCGGCAATCGATGAAAAATATGCTTCCGATCACACCGAAGACTTTGTGTTCTATCCGTCAGTGGTAGTAAAACCTGAAACGGTTGAAGAAGTTTCTGCTATTATGAAGTATTGCTACGAGCAGGATCTGATCGTAACACCATCCGGGGCGAGAACCGGCCTGAGCGGTGGAGCTCTTGCCAATTACGGCGGAGTATTGCTGAGCATGGAACGCATGGACAAGATTCTTCACATCGATGAGAAGAACCACCAGGTAATTACTGAGCCGGGAATTGTAACGGAAGAACTCCAGAATGCCGTAAAAGCAGTTGGATTGTTTTATCCGCCGGACCCCGCTTCCAAAGGTTCGTGCTTCATCGGTGGAAATATTGCGGAGAACTCGGGTGGTCCAAAAGCGGTGAAATATGGTGTAACGAAAGATTGGGTACTCAACCTGGAAGTTGTTTTACCGAACGGAGATATCCTGTGGACCGGAGCAAACGTCATTAAAAATGCCACCGGCTATAACCTCACTCAACTGATTGTGGGAAGCGAAGGAACTTTGGCTGTTGTGACAAAAATCGTATTGCGCCTCATTCCGCATCCAACGCACAATTTGTTGTTGCTGGTTCCTTTCAGAAGCGGGGTTGAAGCCTGTGAAGCCGTCGGAAAGATATTCATGGCAGGAATCATTCCCAGCGGATTGGAATACATGGACCGGGACGCCATTATTTTCACCACGCCTTATGTAGACGATGCCCCGAACCTGCTCAAAGACGATCACGACGCCCATTTGCTGATCGAGTTGGACGGTTTCAATCCGGATATCCTGATGCAGGAGTGCGAAAAGATTATGGAGTTGGTAGAGCAATTCGACATTGATGAGATCCTTTTTGCAGAAACTGAAGCCCAAAAAGAAAGCCTTTGGCGCTTACGAAGAAAGATCGGGGAATGTGTGAAAACTCATTCTGTTTATAAAGAAGAAGATACGGTTGTTCCGCGAAACGAATTGCCGAAATTGCTGAAGAAAGTAAAGGAACTGGAACAAAAATACGGCTTCAAATCTGTTTGTTACGGTCATGCCGGCGACGGGAACCTTCACGTGAACATTATCAAAGACAACCTGGATGATAATGCCTGGAACAACCAGCTTCCCGTTGCCATCCGCGAATTGTTTACAGAGGTTGTTCGTTTGGGAGGAACCATTTCCGGAGAACACGGAATCGGGCTGGTGCAAACACCCTACATGGATTTGGCATTCAGCGAAACCGGCCTCGATCTGATGCGTGCAATCAAACAGGTATTTGATCCTAAAAATTTGTTGAACCCCGGAAAAGTATTGCCTCCTAAAAGATGAATCGCGTAGACCGTTTATTTGGTATAGTGACCTTGCTTCAATCCCGCAAGTATGTGAGTGCAGAGCGCATTTCTGAAAAAT
The window above is part of the Fluviicola sp. genome. Proteins encoded here:
- a CDS encoding FAD-linked oxidase C-terminal domain-containing protein — protein: MTQGLEERHLLFFKNLLTDRVHTGPAIDEKYASDHTEDFVFYPSVVVKPETVEEVSAIMKYCYEQDLIVTPSGARTGLSGGALANYGGVLLSMERMDKILHIDEKNHQVITEPGIVTEELQNAVKAVGLFYPPDPASKGSCFIGGNIAENSGGPKAVKYGVTKDWVLNLEVVLPNGDILWTGANVIKNATGYNLTQLIVGSEGTLAVVTKIVLRLIPHPTHNLLLLVPFRSGVEACEAVGKIFMAGIIPSGLEYMDRDAIIFTTPYVDDAPNLLKDDHDAHLLIELDGFNPDILMQECEKIMELVEQFDIDEILFAETEAQKESLWRLRRKIGECVKTHSVYKEEDTVVPRNELPKLLKKVKELEQKYGFKSVCYGHAGDGNLHVNIIKDNLDDNAWNNQLPVAIRELFTEVVRLGGTISGEHGIGLVQTPYMDLAFSETGLDLMRAIKQVFDPKNLLNPGKVLPPKR